In Podospora pseudopauciseta strain CBS 411.78 chromosome 2 map unlocalized CBS411.78m_2, whole genome shotgun sequence, the genomic stretch ACACCAGTCATGTCAAAGTCGTAGGTCAGGTTGCGAGTCCCCGGAGCTTTGGAGTTGAGGATAAACAGATTAAACTCTCCTCTCTGCACCATGAACGGGGACCCACGAATGGCCGGGCAGACAAAAGTGCCGGTCAGCATCCCACGATGCTGCACATGGCTGATCATCTCCTTGGTGTTGAAAGACTGCACGCTAAGGAAGAACCTCGCGCTCTCACAGAGCGACTTACCAATGCGATGAGCAAGCTCATACGTCGCCCGGTTATCCTCGGTCATCTTGGTATCAGCATGAAGAAAGCCAGACATGACCTCGGTAAAGCCAATGCCGCTAGCTTTGACAATCCGAGCCTTGTCCATGACCTTCTTTGCCGTCTGAATGCTGATCAGCTCTTCCTCAGCCTTCAACTGCTCCCGCCTCTGCTTGGGCCTGCACCGCTTGGGAGCATGCGCCGGCTCCCCGAGCAAGTTGAGAATGCCATTCTTCTCCTCGCTaatcttgagctccttggaCTCGCAGTACGCCTCCACCGATCGTTCCGCCAAAGCAGCGATAGTGGCAAAAGGGTTGGCACCCAGCGCAGTCGGAATCACAGAGGCATCTGTGACCACAAACCCCTCATGGACTTCCGCTCCGTTTCCGCTAAAGAGCTGACCGACGTGGTTGGTGACACCAGTCCTCCCCGTATTGTCTCGAGCCATGCAGGCACCACTAAATTTGGGTcagaaaaaacaagaaaactTCCGTCGGTGCAACGTGGTACATTCGGAGGaaaagacgaaaaagaaaCTTACCCAATGGGATGAACCGTGATCTGCTGGCCCATGATCCCGTAGAAGGGGCTGTGTACCAAGGTACCTCCAACATACTCTGTGGCCCGCTCCAAGATGTtgttgagcttcttgacgTGGTGGCTGCGAGCGACGCCGAGGAATTCTAGAACGGGCTTGTCGTCCTTCAACGACAGCATGGCCTGATTGCTGTCATGCGACATGACCAGATACACCTGCGTCCGTTCCGTAGCGCCATTCTTGAAATAGGGTCCCAAAAGTCTAGAACCCCATCTCGCCAGAGCAGCCTGCGTCTTCTCGATGATAGTATCATCCCTCGGGTCCTTCTTTCCCGGCATGAAGTCCAACATGACCTGGAAAAGATGCGACAGAGCATGGGGAATggccccctcctcaatcacATACCCATCCAACGGGTTCTCGTGTCCCTCCCGGTTATCAATCACACTCGTAATCGTTGGCCCGATGGGGTTATACGGCGACGGGACCGGCTTGCCCATCCCGTTGACGTGTCTGTCGGTGTTGTATCCAAACGCCAGCATGTCGCCGTTCCCGCTCATGTTCTGTCCGACACTGTCACTCATGGAAAGGCCCATAGCCTTGCTCCTGAGTAGGATCTCGGTCGAAGCAATGGCGCCGGCACCGAGGAAGACGGCCTTTTTTGCATGGACCCACATAAGGTCGTTGTGAAGATAGCCTTTGAAGAGCCCGCGGTTCCTGCCGTGCCAGGCGAAGAAGACGCGGTAGCCTTCTTTCTCGTCCTTTTGAATATACCGCACCTCGCACTCGCAGAACATTTCGGCGCCCCAGTTCCAGGCGTCGGCTAGGTAGGtgacgagggtggtggttttggagcCGTCGTTGACCCCCGTGGCGTCCTGGCCTGTGAGACTGGATGGGGACATCTCAACGCCGCAGCTGTTGGGACCATTGCGGAAGCGTGTTGTCTGCTTGACCTTCTTAAACTTGTGACCCATGCCCAGGTTTTCGGCTTGTTCCTTGAAGACTTTGGTCTTGGGGAGTTCGGGCCACTCGCTGGGGTACTCGGTAGGTTCAAGGACCTGTTCCACCTTCTTGTAGTCTAAGCCACCACTGTCAGTACACACGTTTCCATCGTATCCTAGATGCAATGGGGGTTCTCACACTTATCCAGGCCCTTTGGGTTTTCCCTAATCTCCTTAGGCCAGGGCTTCATAGACAGCGTCTGCTTATCCGCCTCCATAAACACATTCGCATTGATCAGACTAGTGCCACCGAGACCTGTTCAACGTCAGCACAAAAGAAACCCCTAACCCGGACTTCAGATCAAGACTCACCGTTACAAACAACCGCATTCTGTCCCTTCCCAAAAATCATATGATACATGCCGGTAGGGTTCCCGCCCTCCACCAGCTTCCCCTTTAAAAACGCCGGCGCCAGCTGCCCCGAGTAGTGCAGCTCCTTGAACGCCTCCACCGCGCCGGTAGGATACTCCCCCGGCcacttctccctccccctctcaagCACACAGACCGACTGCCCCGTCCTCGCCATGCGGGAGGcggcaacaccaccgccatacCCAGATCCGATCACAACCACGTCGTACGATCCCCTCAGCAGCTCAAGCGGCTTGGAGATGCGAGGAAAAGCCTTGTCGTCTCTCCCGTCGGTGTACCCCCTGATCTTGGCCCGGGAGGTGCTGTGAGGGGAGGGGTCTTGCTGGTGGCCCTCGTAGGTTTCGATGGGGTGGGAGTCCtggcgggagggggttgtggctctgggaggaggggcggttTCCTCGCTGATGAGGGTTTGGGTGCTAAAGACAGAGGCTGCtcgggggttggggctggaggaggagctggacaTGGCTGCTtcggttgaggaagaggattcCGAGTCGGCGGTTCGGACTCTTCTGTGTCGCAGGTTAGGCTCTGTC encodes the following:
- a CDS encoding uncharacterized protein (CAZy:AA3; EggNog:ENOG503NYG8; COG:E); its protein translation is MDKSERQNPSEMLGAHPNGPNGPYTPPLTPALHIDSPGTTDTRGQLSIDHLHIVHSPADLTHDSVRNRTETEPNLRHRRVRTADSESSSSTEAAMSSSSSSPNPRAASVFSTQTLISEETAPPPRATTPSRQDSHPIETYEGHQQDPSPHSTSRAKIRGYTDGRDDKAFPRISKPLELLRGSYDVVVIGSGYGGGVAASRMARTGQSVCVLERGREKWPGEYPTGAVEAFKELHYSGQLAPAFLKGKLVEGGNPTGMYHMIFGKGQNAVVCNGLGGTSLINANVFMEADKQTLSMKPWPKEIRENPKGLDKYYKKVEQVLEPTEYPSEWPELPKTKVFKEQAENLGMGHKFKKVKQTTRFRNGPNSCGVEMSPSSLTGQDATGVNDGSKTTTLVTYLADAWNWGAEMFCECEVRYIQKDEKEGYRVFFAWHGRNRGLFKGYLHNDLMWVHAKKAVFLGAGAIASTEILLRSKAMGLSMSDSVGQNMSGNGDMLAFGYNTDRHVNGMGKPVPSPYNPIGPTITSVIDNREGHENPLDGYVIEEGAIPHALSHLFQVMLDFMPGKKDPRDDTIIEKTQAALARWGSRLLGPYFKNGATERTQVYLVMSHDSNQAMLSLKDDKPVLEFLGVARSHHVKKLNNILERATEYVGGTLVHSPFYGIMGQQITVHPIGGACMARDNTGRTGVTNHVGQLFSGNGAEVHEGFVVTDASVIPTALGANPFATIAALAERSVEAYCESKELKISEEKNGILNLLGEPAHAPKRCRPKQRREQLKAEEELISIQTAKKVMDKARIVKASGIGFTEVMSGFLHADTKMTEDNRATYELAHRIGKSLCESARFFLSVQSFNTKEMISHVQHRGMLTGTFVCPAIRGSPFMVQRGEFNLFILNSKAPGTRNLTYDFDMTGVDGRRLHFHGYKVVDSSVALAPIQFWKATSTLYVTISEHVPGMCRDLDDEDAWRRGAPIAKGIMQIQPSDFLSQINTMTTTGSSFIRKAVSAASFLTYFTRRSMSLFLAPLTPLQYPTQTFTGFTNDTNPDSSYAIVASDGVTTRMHKWEPTHVPEGHQVKDLFMIPGASVDHQIFALPTIPFNAVNYFRRAGYRVWVSVHRIGQLMIAGNNWTTFDARLDLRACLEYIRKSQTTTLTPKLASPEKVYCVAHCMGSVAFSCGILDGTIPPSWILGINCSQVFMNPIWGPANMAKVMAGGPLPLDKLYNAVCGSWFSCSTSKDEGWAQYLLNQALRLYPQSRKEMCNNAACHRTSLVFGRCWNHHNLNEATHRQIDRFFGGVNMRLLNLLMKMGYEGHVMTNAPMYEPLDTRENVQRLKGIPIMLWVGRDNAVLSPEATERTYEVLCSQFEDGDYKRKVVPGYGHLDGWMGRNAWRDVYPFVREEVDRVVRGEGYRFEEPDDEFKAMVHGNEIYY